One region of Bacillus pumilus genomic DNA includes:
- a CDS encoding bifunctional transcriptional activator/DNA repair enzyme AdaA has product MMITDVQKHEFYQALVDKNPQYDGTFFAGIKTTGIFCHATCTARKPKYENCEFFFTAEEALLAGYRPCKRCTPLTYPNSIPEEVKTLVSAVETHPEKRWKEEDFRELGIHSATARRKFKEIYGMTFVQYARSRRMGLAFKEIMNGKKVIDQQVALGYDSSSAFNDAFTKIMGNPPKKAQTKILHANFISTPIGRMISVTDAAHVYLLEFMDRRGLEKEIENMREKHHARILVGETNVHQQLVKELTLYFEKKLTQFTVPLSMHGTPFQMKVWDLLTRIPSGETSSYRDLAVMLGDPHLVRAVGNANGANQLAIIIPCHRVIQTSGELGGYGGGVERKKYLLQLEQRI; this is encoded by the coding sequence ATGATGATAACCGACGTACAGAAACATGAATTTTATCAAGCACTGGTTGACAAGAATCCGCAATATGACGGCACATTCTTCGCCGGCATTAAGACGACCGGTATCTTCTGCCATGCCACATGTACCGCTAGAAAACCAAAATATGAGAACTGTGAGTTTTTCTTTACAGCAGAGGAAGCACTGTTAGCAGGGTATCGTCCGTGCAAGCGCTGCACTCCATTAACCTATCCAAACAGCATTCCAGAAGAAGTCAAAACACTCGTTTCAGCAGTTGAAACACATCCTGAAAAACGCTGGAAAGAAGAGGACTTTCGCGAGTTAGGGATTCACTCTGCAACGGCCCGACGGAAATTCAAAGAAATCTACGGCATGACCTTTGTTCAATATGCGAGATCACGCCGAATGGGGCTTGCCTTTAAAGAAATTATGAATGGAAAAAAAGTGATTGATCAGCAGGTCGCCTTGGGCTATGATTCTTCGAGTGCCTTCAATGATGCCTTTACGAAAATCATGGGAAATCCCCCTAAAAAGGCGCAGACTAAGATTCTCCATGCCAATTTTATTTCCACACCGATTGGACGCATGATCAGCGTGACAGATGCCGCGCATGTGTATTTACTGGAATTTATGGACAGGCGGGGACTAGAAAAGGAAATTGAGAACATGAGAGAAAAGCATCATGCGCGTATTTTAGTTGGGGAAACAAACGTCCACCAACAATTGGTAAAGGAATTGACCTTATATTTCGAGAAAAAACTGACGCAGTTTACCGTACCACTTTCCATGCATGGCACCCCTTTTCAAATGAAGGTGTGGGACCTGCTCACACGCATTCCATCAGGCGAAACAAGTTCATACCGAGATCTTGCTGTGATGCTGGGCGATCCGCATTTGGTCCGGGCGGTAGGGAATGCAAATGGTGCCAATCAATTGGCGATCATCATTCCATGCCACCGCGTCATTCAAACAAGTGGTGAGCTTGGCGGCTACGGCGGCGGGGTTGAACGTAAGAAATATTTACTTCAGCTAGAACAGCGGATATAA
- a CDS encoding DMT family transporter — translation MKWGNVFIAAIFEVGWVMGLKYAHSLIEWGATIVCIIVSFYLLLKATSVLPVGTLYAVFTGLGTAGTVVIGMVLGEPVQLVKLLLIVMLLCGVLGLKLTTGEKKGEAES, via the coding sequence ATGAAATGGGGAAATGTCTTTATTGCGGCCATCTTTGAAGTCGGCTGGGTGATGGGGCTGAAATATGCCCACTCGCTCATAGAATGGGGCGCAACCATCGTTTGTATTATCGTGAGCTTTTATTTACTCCTGAAAGCAACAAGTGTACTCCCAGTTGGCACACTTTATGCCGTTTTTACCGGGCTTGGGACAGCAGGAACCGTCGTCATAGGCATGGTGCTTGGTGAGCCGGTTCAGCTTGTCAAACTGCTTTTGATTGTCATGCTTTTGTGCGGTGTATTAGGACTGAAGCTGACAACAGGTGAAAAGAAGGGAGAGGCTGAATCATGA
- a CDS encoding PadR family transcriptional regulator, protein MTTSTQMLKGILEGCLLSIISEGEIYGYEMTKKLAHYGFDQISEGSIYPILLRMQKEQFVTTVTKASASGPKRKYYTLTQAGEQALTEFMTRWSELSKNVNCLLQKGK, encoded by the coding sequence ATGACAACATCCACACAAATGCTAAAAGGAATTTTAGAAGGCTGCCTGCTGTCGATTATTTCAGAGGGTGAGATTTATGGATATGAAATGACGAAGAAGCTCGCTCATTATGGATTTGATCAAATTAGTGAAGGCAGTATCTACCCGATTCTGCTGCGTATGCAAAAGGAACAGTTTGTGACCACTGTCACAAAAGCATCAGCAAGCGGGCCGAAAAGGAAATACTATACGCTCACACAAGCTGGAGAACAAGCGCTCACAGAGTTTATGACCCGCTGGAGTGAGCTTTCAAAAAATGTGAACTGTTTACTACAAAAAGGGAAGTGA
- the purU gene encoding formyltetrahydrofolate deformylase yields MRTLITEKLELHRQKHEQKGRLLVSCPDQPGIVSAVSSFLFEHGANIIESSQYTTDHESGRFFLRIEFDWKDISANMDQLKQQFEPIAASFQMTWSMSRASELKKLAIFVSKELHCLHELLWEWQSGNLMAEIAVVISNHETAKDTVEALGIPFHFVKANKDIRKEAEKQQLTLLEEYDIDAIVLARYMQILTPGFIEQHPNKIINIHHSFLPAFIGANPYKRAYERGVKLIGATSHYVTNDLDEGPIIEQDIERVDHRDDAEALKNIGRTIERSVLARAVKWHLEDRIIVHENKTIVFN; encoded by the coding sequence ATGAGAACTTTGATAACAGAGAAACTTGAATTACACAGACAAAAGCATGAGCAAAAAGGAAGATTACTTGTCAGCTGCCCGGATCAGCCTGGAATTGTATCAGCTGTCTCTTCCTTTTTATTTGAGCACGGAGCAAATATCATTGAATCCAGCCAATACACAACAGATCATGAAAGCGGCCGGTTCTTTTTAAGAATTGAATTTGATTGGAAAGACATCTCGGCAAATATGGATCAGCTGAAGCAGCAGTTTGAACCAATTGCAGCATCTTTTCAAATGACGTGGAGCATGTCGCGTGCAAGTGAGCTGAAAAAGCTGGCAATCTTTGTGTCAAAAGAGCTTCATTGTTTACATGAGCTGCTATGGGAATGGCAAAGCGGCAATTTGATGGCTGAAATTGCGGTCGTGATCAGCAATCATGAAACGGCAAAAGATACAGTAGAAGCGCTTGGAATTCCGTTCCATTTTGTGAAGGCGAACAAAGACATTCGCAAAGAAGCGGAAAAACAGCAGCTCACATTATTAGAAGAGTATGATATTGATGCCATTGTGCTTGCTAGATACATGCAAATTTTAACGCCTGGATTTATAGAACAACACCCGAACAAAATCATTAATATTCATCATTCCTTCCTGCCAGCGTTTATCGGTGCGAATCCATATAAGCGGGCATATGAGCGAGGAGTCAAATTAATTGGCGCAACCTCTCATTATGTGACCAATGATTTAGACGAAGGACCGATCATTGAACAGGATATTGAGCGTGTAGATCACCGGGATGATGCGGAAGCTTTAAAAAATATTGGCCGAACAATTGAGCGGAGTGTGCTTGCACGTGCCGTCAAATGGCATCTAGAAGATCGAATTATTGTGCATGAGAATAAAACGATTGTATTTAATTGA
- a CDS encoding acyl-CoA thioesterase, with translation MSEENFKYCKESKVVKTSRVFPLDTNNHQTLFGGKLMSYIDDIASISAARHSRCETVTASMDSVDFLEPIGQKESVCLESYVTWVGTSSMEVFVKVIKENLMSGERRLAATSFLTFVSLDDNGKPKKVPQVMPETEEEIMLHQTAKQRAEERKSRRKHSKALADALGTDKPWA, from the coding sequence ATGAGTGAAGAAAATTTTAAATACTGCAAGGAATCAAAAGTTGTCAAAACCAGCAGGGTATTCCCTCTCGATACGAATAATCACCAAACCTTATTTGGTGGAAAATTAATGAGTTATATAGATGACATTGCCTCCATCTCGGCAGCAAGGCACAGCCGATGTGAAACGGTCACGGCATCAATGGATTCAGTTGATTTTTTAGAGCCGATTGGACAAAAGGAGTCGGTATGTTTAGAGTCCTATGTCACATGGGTGGGTACGTCTTCTATGGAAGTGTTCGTCAAGGTCATCAAAGAAAACTTGATGTCTGGAGAGCGCAGACTCGCAGCGACTTCATTTCTTACCTTTGTGTCGTTAGATGACAATGGGAAGCCTAAGAAAGTCCCACAAGTCATGCCGGAAACAGAGGAAGAAATCATGCTGCATCAAACCGCAAAACAGCGGGCTGAAGAAAGAAAAAGCCGCCGAAAGCATAGCAAGGCACTGGCTGACGCACTTGGGACAGATAAACCATGGGCGTAA
- a CDS encoding GNAT family N-acetyltransferase: MKLQTRTVLETERLRLRTMNEHDAPFLYDMLFQDEEVMKYYPSLKDEQQTKEWIAWNQKNDRMYHTSLWIIEDKETNEPLGQSGIVLQNIEGQTELEIGYMLKKAAWGNGYAAEAAKGCLTYGFEEMKVRRMVSLIRPDNEASVKVALKMGMKKEKTISKWDQIIDVYSITRNEENGSLTK; this comes from the coding sequence ATGAAACTTCAAACACGCACAGTGCTTGAAACAGAGCGCCTTAGACTGAGAACGATGAATGAACATGATGCACCATTTTTATATGACATGTTGTTCCAAGATGAAGAAGTAATGAAGTATTATCCTTCTTTGAAGGATGAGCAGCAGACGAAAGAGTGGATTGCATGGAATCAAAAGAATGACCGTATGTATCATACTTCTCTCTGGATCATTGAAGACAAAGAAACGAATGAACCACTTGGACAAAGCGGGATTGTTCTGCAAAACATTGAAGGACAAACAGAACTTGAAATCGGCTACATGCTAAAAAAAGCAGCGTGGGGAAATGGCTATGCTGCTGAAGCCGCAAAAGGCTGTCTCACCTATGGTTTTGAAGAAATGAAGGTCAGACGAATGGTGAGCTTAATCCGCCCAGACAATGAAGCATCGGTAAAGGTCGCTTTAAAAATGGGCATGAAAAAAGAAAAAACCATTTCAAAATGGGACCAAATCATTGATGTATACAGCATCACCCGCAACGAAGAAAACGGCTCGCTTACAAAATAA
- a CDS encoding DMT family transporter, whose translation MSWLLLIGAGILEMFCVTMMNQFQKDKHVKWILFIAAGFSMSFLMLSLAMNTIPMGTAYAIWTGIGAAGGAIVGMLFYGESKDAKRIFFIALILSAAVGLKIIE comes from the coding sequence ATGAGCTGGCTTTTACTTATTGGAGCAGGCATCTTAGAAATGTTTTGTGTGACCATGATGAACCAATTCCAAAAAGACAAGCATGTCAAATGGATTTTATTCATTGCGGCTGGCTTTTCGATGTCCTTTCTGATGCTGTCTCTTGCGATGAACACGATTCCGATGGGAACGGCGTATGCCATTTGGACTGGAATCGGAGCTGCTGGAGGCGCCATCGTCGGTATGCTGTTTTACGGAGAATCGAAAGACGCAAAACGTATTTTCTTCATCGCACTGATTTTATCTGCGGCAGTAGGATTGAAAATCATTGAATAA
- a CDS encoding small multi-drug export protein, whose amino-acid sequence MDILWGYVLVFVLAALPFFEVVGVVPLAILGGLHPVTTAVIGFIGNFLTVLLLIVFVDRFKAWRLRRKEDKSDEKGEKKQLRARKIWERYGLPGLALIGPFIIGSHLAAFMCMSFGTKRKQVAVWMTVSLMMWTALAASLTGAGIHYFAPDSNGLFGDIFNQ is encoded by the coding sequence TTGGATATTTTATGGGGATATGTACTTGTTTTTGTATTGGCTGCTTTGCCTTTTTTTGAAGTGGTTGGTGTTGTTCCACTGGCCATCTTAGGTGGACTGCATCCTGTGACAACGGCTGTAATTGGATTCATCGGCAACTTTCTCACAGTCTTGCTCCTCATTGTTTTCGTAGACCGCTTCAAAGCATGGCGGTTGAGAAGAAAAGAGGACAAAAGTGATGAAAAAGGAGAAAAAAAGCAACTGCGAGCCAGAAAAATTTGGGAACGATATGGTCTCCCGGGATTAGCGCTTATTGGTCCTTTTATCATCGGCAGTCATCTAGCGGCATTTATGTGCATGAGCTTCGGGACGAAGAGAAAGCAAGTTGCGGTGTGGATGACAGTCAGTTTAATGATGTGGACGGCGCTGGCAGCTAGTTTAACCGGTGCGGGAATCCATTACTTTGCCCCAGATTCAAATGGATTGTTCGGTGATATTTTTAATCAGTAA
- a CDS encoding HAAS domain-containing protein: protein MVSKETRHILLELKFYLISMGKNEGEIDELMDELTTHAVEAEKDGKTGEAVFGGDPRGYADELAKELSGNHKDWVPFVSAFLIGSLFYMILSDAISQSLSYSWYALIGYPLVLVANVIMIIVMFRASAFQTGGRAFLYFWILGIFQLTSMVTIKLLDQKLGTPLLVLTSGQRLGVILLMLLCIIVFNAILKANVVSLIPVIFFGPQLIFEWLGWTSPSVLLMQSLLSVVIVIGLMLMVLRRANKKNENTM from the coding sequence ATGGTATCAAAAGAAACAAGACACATCTTACTAGAGCTGAAATTTTATCTCATATCAATGGGAAAAAATGAGGGCGAAATTGATGAGCTGATGGATGAGCTAACGACACATGCGGTTGAGGCTGAAAAAGATGGCAAAACAGGGGAGGCTGTGTTTGGCGGAGATCCGAGGGGCTATGCTGATGAACTCGCAAAAGAGCTGTCAGGAAACCATAAAGACTGGGTTCCTTTCGTCAGTGCCTTCTTAATTGGTTCACTCTTTTATATGATTTTATCAGATGCGATCAGTCAAAGCTTATCCTATTCTTGGTATGCGTTAATTGGCTATCCGCTCGTTTTAGTAGCCAATGTCATCATGATTATTGTGATGTTTAGAGCGTCTGCCTTTCAGACAGGCGGCCGGGCATTTCTTTATTTTTGGATCTTAGGAATCTTTCAACTGACTTCAATGGTCACAATCAAACTATTGGATCAAAAGCTCGGCACACCATTACTTGTGCTGACCTCAGGTCAAAGATTGGGCGTCATCCTGCTTATGCTGTTATGTATCATTGTCTTTAATGCAATCTTAAAGGCGAATGTCGTTTCATTGATACCGGTTATCTTCTTCGGACCGCAGCTCATATTCGAATGGCTTGGCTGGACATCACCAAGCGTGCTTCTCATGCAAAGTCTACTATCGGTTGTGATCGTAATAGGGCTTATGCTCATGGTCTTACGCCGGGCGAACAAGAAAAATGAAAACACGATGTAA
- a CDS encoding dimethylarginine dimethylaminohydrolase family protein, which translates to MDSMRAEQIHKMPQCMSEYDDLQEVLLCSPIYMEIKQIINETQKHFARENISQMKAITQHKQLIQTLKDHQVRPIMLPANDRFPEQVFTRDIGFTIGHTLFVSSMAAPVRQGEEQLLKEWAQGNGLKTVTLTNGTIEGGDVLVDQRRVFVGTSKRTNPAAIHELKKELPDHDIIPIHLPAHILHLDCVMNILSHDEILIYPEAFKKEDLHLLNMHYHLIEISEQEQFTLGPNVLSIGQKKVISLPINQETNAALTAHGYTVIEVDFSEIIKSGGSFRCCTLPIRRSFTKKASV; encoded by the coding sequence ATGGATTCTATGAGAGCAGAACAAATACACAAAATGCCGCAATGCATGAGTGAATATGACGATTTACAAGAAGTCCTTTTATGCAGTCCCATCTATATGGAAATCAAACAGATCATCAACGAAACCCAAAAACATTTTGCAAGAGAAAATATTTCTCAAATGAAAGCCATTACTCAGCATAAGCAATTGATCCAAACCCTAAAAGACCATCAAGTACGCCCCATTATGCTTCCTGCAAATGACCGCTTTCCTGAACAAGTGTTTACCCGGGATATTGGGTTTACGATTGGACATACACTCTTTGTTTCAAGCATGGCCGCTCCAGTTAGGCAAGGAGAAGAACAATTGTTAAAAGAGTGGGCACAGGGAAATGGGTTGAAGACTGTTACCCTGACAAATGGAACGATTGAAGGCGGCGATGTGCTTGTGGATCAAAGACGCGTATTTGTCGGAACGAGCAAAAGAACAAACCCAGCCGCTATTCATGAGCTTAAAAAAGAACTGCCGGATCATGACATCATTCCCATTCATCTTCCTGCTCACATTTTGCATCTCGATTGTGTGATGAATATTCTCTCTCATGATGAGATATTGATTTATCCAGAAGCGTTCAAAAAAGAGGATCTTCACCTGCTCAACATGCATTATCATCTAATTGAAATAAGCGAACAAGAGCAATTCACACTCGGCCCAAACGTTTTATCCATTGGACAGAAAAAAGTGATCAGTTTGCCCATCAATCAAGAAACAAATGCTGCATTAACCGCTCACGGCTACACTGTCATTGAAGTGGATTTTTCAGAAATCATTAAATCTGGCGGCTCTTTTAGATGCTGCACATTGCCGATTAGGCGTTCGTTCACTAAAAAAGCCAGCGTGTAG
- a CDS encoding YrzI family small protein, translated as MTIHLFFITLTIKRKYKDMETVLYEQEVETFYEEMKQKQLKYMN; from the coding sequence ATGACAATCCATTTATTTTTTATTACATTGACGATCAAGCGTAAATACAAGGACATGGAGACCGTTCTTTACGAACAAGAAGTTGAAACATTTTATGAAGAAATGAAACAGAAACAACTAAAGTATATGAACTAA